From the genome of Candidatus Neomarinimicrobiota bacterium:
TAGTAAGCGCCTAAAACACCTGAGATTGCACCGCTGGCGCCGATGATGGGGATGGTCGAGTTCCAGTCGATGGCAATCTGGGTAAGTGAAGCGCCAATTCCGCACAACAGATAAAAGAGCAGAAATTTCGTGTGGCCCAGTTCGGATTCGATGTTGTCGGCAAAAATCCAGAGATAAAGCAGATTGCCGCCCAGGTGAAAAAGCCCGCCGTGCATAAAAATAGAGCTGAAGAACGGGACGATGGAGCCAACCATGCCAAGTTCGTCGAACAAAAATCCCGGTATCAGTGCAAAATGGGTCATCATATACTGATACGCGGCTCGTCCGCCTGCCGCCGACATCAGCGACTGGATCAAAAATACCGCGATATTCAGTCCGACCAGACCGTATGTCACATACGGCGTCCTACGGACCGGATTGTCGTCTTTAAACGGGATCAGCATCGATTAGCGGACTGTAAAAGTATATGATTGCTCATTTTTGTTGCCGGCTGCATCAACGGCAGATACTTGGATTGTGTGTTTTCCGCTCGCCAGAGGATGACGTAACCGGTAGGTCAATATCTTCGTTATCGGATTGAATTCAAATATAACCGCCTCCCCGTCGACAAGCAATTGGATACTCCTGCTTCCAGGGATACCGGCCTCTGCATCCCGCAGCGTCATTTCGATGCGGTCCAGGGAAGAGGCGGCCAAAGATTTGCTGGATGTCGGTGTGTTAAGATAGATTTCCGGGGGCAGACTGTCCCGGCGAAGGGTAAACGCCTCCAGGCTCAGAATTTCACCAATTAACATGCTGTCGGCGGAGAATTCAGCGGGCAGATAATTCCACTTCTCGCCGTCTTCGGAGTAATAGATGCCCAGTTGATGTTTAGGGAAGGACACCTTTGGCGTCCGAATGCGAATTTGGGCAGTGTTCCGAAACGGAACTGTTCTGGGGCCGAAAGCCCAAATCGGCGAATGGAATTCTTCGTTCGGTGCATCCTGGTTGTGATACCAGACCAGTGCCGGATAGTA
Proteins encoded in this window:
- a CDS encoding rhomboid family intramembrane serine protease; amino-acid sequence: MLIPFKDDNPVRRTPYVTYGLVGLNIAVFLIQSLMSAAGGRAAYQYMMTHFALIPGFLFDELGMVGSIVPFFSSIFMHGGLFHLGGNLLYLWIFADNIESELGHTKFLLFYLLCGIGASLTQIAIDWNSTIPIIGASGAISGVLGAYYLRFPNARVAVLFLFFFIQVIWVPAKLVLGVWFAMQIFSGLGSIGASGGGVAWFAHIGGFVAGIVFFNLLYHIRIEFSD